One Sus scrofa isolate TJ Tabasco breed Duroc unplaced genomic scaffold, Sscrofa11.1 Contig856, whole genome shotgun sequence DNA window includes the following coding sequences:
- the LOC110259116 gene encoding olfactory receptor 5AN1-like — MNGGENTTRIIHFILLGFSDFPHIREVLFVVFLVIYILTLTWNLCLIVLIRMDSHLHIPMYFFLSNLSFIDICYVSSTAPKMLYDFFQAKPTITVVGCAIQYFVFSTMGLSESCLMTVMAYDRYAAICNPLLYSSIMSPSLCGRMVLGSYMAGLSSSLFHVCAMLQLRFCGPNVIQHFFCDLPQLLVLSCSDTFFVRLLTAISTMIFGIINALVIMISYVYIVISIMKITSAKGRSKAFNTCASHLTAVTFFYTSGMFVYLSSSSGGSSSFDRFASVFYTVVIPMLNPLIYSLRNKEIKDALKRLQKGKECC; from the coding sequence ATGAATGGGGGAGAAAATACTACACGTATCATCCATTTTATCCTCTTGGGATTCTCAGATTTTCCCCATATCAGAGAAGTCCTCTTTGTGGTGTTCCTggtgatatatattttgactctGACTTGGAATCTGTGTCTCATTGTCCTGATAAGGATGGATTCCCACCTCCACatacccatgtacttcttcctcagtaatCTGTCCTTTATAGACATCTGCTATGTGAGCTCTACAGCCCCCAAGATGCTCTATGACTTCTTCCAGGCAAAGCCAACTATCACTGTTGTGGGTTGTGCCATTCAATACTTTGTGTTTTCAACCATGGGACTGAGCGAGTCTTGTCTCATGACagtcatggcttatgaccgctatgcTGCCATTTGTAACCCACTCCTCTATTCATCCATCATGTCACCCTCTCTCTGTGGTCGGATGGTGCTGGGGTCCTATATGGCTGGACTCTCTAGTTCTCTGTTCCACGTGTGTGCGATGCTTCAGCTCCGCTTCTGTGGGCCTAATGTCATTCaacacttcttctgtgacctgcCGCAGCTGTTGGTTCTTTCCTGCTCTGACACGTTCTTTGTACGACTCTTGACTGCTATATCAACAATGATCTTTGGGATAATAAATGCCCTGGTTATCATGATCTCCTATGTCTACATTGTCATCTCCATCATGAAGATCACTTCCGCTAAAGGTCGGTCCAAGGCTTTCaacacctgtgcttctcacttgACAGCAGTTACCTTTTTCTACACCTCAGGTATGTTTGTCTATTTGAGTTCCAGCTCTGGTGGTTCCTCCAGCTTTGACAGATTTGCCTCAGTCTTCTACACTGTGGTGattcccatgctgaaccctttgatatacagtctgaggaacaaagaaatcaaagatgcctTGAAGAGATTGCAAAAGGGGAAAGAGTGTTGCTGA
- the LOC110259115 gene encoding olfactory receptor 5AN1-like codes for MNGGENTTRIIHFILLGFSDFPHIREVLFVVFLVIYILTLTWNLCLIVLIRMDSHLHIPMYFFLSNLSFIDICYVSSTAPKMLYDFFQAKPTITVVGCAIQYFVFSTMGLSESCLMTVMAYDRYAAICNPLLYSSIMSPSLCGRMVLGSYMAGLSSSLFHVCAMLQLHFCGPNVIQHFFCDLPQLLVLSCSDTFFVRLLTAISTMIFGIINALVIMISYVYIVISIMKITSAKGWSKAFNTCASHLTAVTLFYTSGMFVYLSFSSGGSSSFDRFASVFYTVVIPMLNPLIYSLRNKEIKDALKRLQKGKECC; via the coding sequence ATGAATGGGGGAGAAAATACTACACGTATCATCCATTTTATCCTCTTGGGATTCTCAGATTTTCCCCATATCAGAGAAGTCCTCTTTGTGGTGTTCCTggtgatatatattttgactctGACTTGGAATCTGTGTCTCATTGTCTTGATAAGGATGGATTCCCACCTCCACatacccatgtacttcttcctcagtaatCTGTCCTTTATAGACATCTGCTATGTGAGCTCTACAGCCCCCAAGATGCTCTATGACTTCTTCCAGGCAAAGCCAACTATCACTGTTGTGGGTTGTGCCATTCAATACTTTGTGTTTTCAACCATGGGACTGAGCGAGTCTTGTCTCATGACagtcatggcttatgaccgctatgcTGCCATTTGTAACCCACTCCTCTATTCATCCATCATGTCACCCTCTCTCTGTGGTCGGATGGTGCTGGGGTCCTATATGGCTGGACTCTCTAGTTCTCTGTTCCACGTGTGTGCGATGCTTCAGCTCCACTTCTGTGGGCCTAATGTCATTCaacacttcttctgtgacctgcCGCAGCTGTTGGTTCTTTCCTGCTCTGACACGTTCTTTGTACGACTCTTGACTGCTATATCAACAATGATCTTTGGGATAATAAATGCCCTGGTTATCATGATCTCCTATGTCTACATTGTCATCTCCATCATGAAGATCACTTCCGCTAAAGGCTGGTCCAAGGCTTTCaacacctgtgcttctcacttgACAGCAGTTACCCTCTTCTACACCTCAGGTATGTTTGTCTATTTGAGTTTCAGCTCTGGTGGTTCCTCCAGCTTTGACAGGTTTGCCTCAGTCTTCTACACTGTGGTGATTCCCATGTTGAACCCTTTGatatacagtctgaggaacaaagaaatcaaagatgcctTGAAGAGATTGCAAAAGGGGAAAGAGTGTTGCTGA